In Struthio camelus isolate bStrCam1 chromosome 22, bStrCam1.hap1, whole genome shotgun sequence, one DNA window encodes the following:
- the PRDM10 gene encoding PR domain zinc finger protein 10 isoform X2 — MEHHSREEMDSKEESPQVHFVPEGGAVAQIVYSDDQDRPSQQVVYTADGTSYTSVDTSEHTLVYIHPVEATQTLFTDPSQVAYVQQDTTTQQVTVLLPAAAQSMNPTNLSVLGNVAESPQQVALEQGPQADRASLPVHNQGLPPMEAVDGSDPLAPLQNQMGRMETKEEDEEDEDEDEDGEDTDLDEWDPDPPRPFDPNDLWCEECNNAHPSVCPKHGPLHPIPNRPVLTRARASLPLVLYIDRFLGGVFSKRRIPKRTQFGPVEGPLVRQTELKDCYIHLKVSLDKGDRKDRDLQEDLWFELSSEALCNWMMFVRPAQNHLEQNLVAYQYGHHIYYTTIKNVEPKQELKVWYAASYAEFVNQKIHDISEEERKVLREQEKNWPCYECNRRFMSSEQLQQHLNSHDEKLDFFSRARGRGRGRGKRRFGPGRRPGRPPKFMRMEVTSENGEKCEEGTQDLLHFSSKGQFDEAGQTTLNGLEQQEQTPVPSETQSALDQQSESHPLQIQPQHDESTVPTQSTMTADDMRRAKRIRNAALQHLFIRKSFRPFKCLQCGKAFREKDKLDQHLRFHGREGNCPLTCDICNKGFINSSALESHMKFHMDQKTYSCIFCPESFDRLDLLKDHVAIHVNDGYFTCPTCKKRFPDFIQVKKHVRSFHSEKIYQCTECDKAFCRPDKLRLHMLRHSDRKDFLCSTCGKQFKRKDKLREHMQRMHNPEREAKKADRISRSKTFKPRIASTDYESFMFKCRLCMMGFRRRGMLVNHLSKRHPDMKIEEVPELTLPIIKPNRDYFCQYCDKVYKSASKRKAHILKNHPGAELPPSIRKLRPAGPGEPDPMLSTHTQLTGTIATPPVCCPHCSKQYSSKTKMVQHIRKKHPEFAQLPNTIHAPLATAVISSTPAVLTTDSTTGETVVTTDLLTQAMTELSQTLTTDYRTPQGDYQRIQYIPVSQSTSGLQQPQHIQLQVVQVAQATSPHQSQHSTVDVGQLHDPQTYTQHAIQVQHIQVTEPSPATQSSSQVGSQPLSPSSQPSQQELSPSQMQTTTSTQNPALQQQQGSSVQHTYLPSTWNSFRSYSSEIQMMAIPQGQYVIAETAVGTPVTTVNTGQVKAVTQTHYVISEGQPDLDVKQNSSLSSEVQVGVSQPSAHTDTLESQTSNQQQTTQYIITTTTNGNGGSEVHITKPRTFSAEHE, encoded by the exons GTAACTGTGCTCttgcctgctgctgctcagagcatGAATCCCACCAACCTGTCCGTGCTCGGCAACGTTGCCGAATCCCCCCAGCAAGTGGCTCTGGAGCAGGGTCCACAAGCAGATAGA GCATCGCTACCGGTGCATAACCAGGGGTTACCTCCTATGGAGGCAGTGGATGGTTCTGACCCTTTAGCACCTTTGCAGAATCAAATGGGAAGGATGGAAAcaaaagaggaagatgaggaagatgaggatgaggatgaagatGGGGAGGACACTGACCTGGATGAATGGGATCCAGATCCACCTCGACCTTTTGATCCCAATGATCTCT GGTGCGAAGAGTGTAATAACGCACATCCCTCTGTGTGTCCAAAACACGGACCTCTGCATCCAATCCCAAACCGGCCTGTGCTGACCAGGGCAAGAGCCAGCCTCCCCCTGGTGCTGTATATAGACAGATTTCTGGGAGGTGTGTTCTCCAAAAGGCGTATCCCTAAACGCACGCAGTTTGGACCTGTGGAAGGACCCCTGGTTAGACAAACTGAACTCAAAGACTGCTACATCCATTTGAAG GTGTCTCTTGATAAGGGTGACAGAAAAGACAGAGATTTGCAAGAGGACCTATGGTTTGAACTCTCTAGTGAGGCTCTCTGTAACTGGATGATGTTTGTGCGTCCAGCTCAGAACCATTTGGAGCAGAACCTGGTAGCATATCAGTATGGCCACCATATTTATTATACAACAATTAAAAACGTGGAGCCCAAGCAGGAACTCAAG GTGTGGTATGCTGCCTCTTACGCAGAGTTTGTGAACCAGAAGATCCATGACATAtctgaagaggaaaggaagg TTCTCAGAGAGCAAGAAAAGAACTGGCCGTGTTACGAGTGCAATCGTCGTTTCATGAGCTCAGAGCAACTCCAACAGCATCTCAACTCCCACGATGAGAAGCTGGACTTCTTCAGCAG AGCCAGAGGCAGAGGTCGTGGGCGAGGAAAGAGGAGGTTTGGACCAGGCAGACGCCCGGGGCGCCCGCCCAAATTCATGCGTATGGAAGTAACCAGTGAAAACGGAGAAAAGTGTGAAGAAGGGACACAG GACTTGCTGCATTTTTCCAGCAAGGGGCAGTTTGATGAGGCCGGACAAACTACGCTGAATGGCCTGGAGCAGCAGGAACAGACTCCAGTGCCATCAGAGACGCAGTCGGCCCTGGATCAGCAGTCAGAAAGCCACCCACTGCAAATCCAGCCGCAGCATGATGAGAGCACGGTGCCTACGCAGAGCACCATGACAGCAGATGACATGAGGCGAGCAAAGCGTATCAGG AATGCGGCTCTTCAGCATCTGTTCATACGGAAATCCTTTCGGCCGTTCAAATGCCTGCAGTGTGGGAAGGCCTTCCGGGAAAAGGACAAGCTGGATCAGCACTTGCGGTTTCATGGACGGGAAGGGAACTGCCCTTTGACCTGTGATATCTGCAACAAGGGCTTCATCAACAGCAGTGCTCTTGAGAGCCACATGAAGTTCCACATGGACCAGAAAACATACTCTTGCATTTTCTGTCCTGAGTCCTTTGACCGCTTGGATCTGCTCAAAGATCACGTGGCCATCCATGTCAACGATGGCTATTTCACCTGCCCTACCTGTAAAAAGCGCTTTCCAGATTTTATCCAG GTAAAGAAACATGTACGCAGTTTCCATTCAGAAAAGATTTATCAGTGTACGGAATGTGACAAGGCTTTCTGCCGTCCCGACAAGCTGCGACTCCATATGTTGCGACACTCGGACCGCAAAGACTTCCTGTGCTCCACATGTGGCAAGCAGTTCAAG AGGAAAGACAAGCTACGAGAGCACATGCAGAGAATGCACAACCCAGAAAGAGAGGCCAAGAAAGCTGATCGAATCAGCCGCTCAAAAACCTTCAAGCCTCGAATAGCTTCCACCGACTATGAGAGCTTCATGTTCAAGTGTCGACTGTGCATGATGGGCTTCCGCCGGAGGGGGATGTTG gTGAATCATTTATCAAAGAGACATCCAGACATGAAAATAGAAGAGGTGCCAGAACTCACATTGCCTATCATCAAGCCCAACAGAGATTACTTCTGTCAGTACTGTGATAAG GTGTACAAAAGTGCCAGCAAGCGCAAAGCACATATCCTGAAGAACCATCCGGGTGCTGAGTTACCTCCAAGCATCCGGAAGCTGCGCCCTgcaggcccaggagagccagaTCCGATGCTTAGCACCCACACCCAGCTGACGGGCACCATAGCCACTCCTCCGGTCTGCTGTCCTCACTGTTCCAAACAGTACAGCAGCAAG ACAAAGATGGTACAACACATTCGCAAGAAGCACCCGGAGTTTGCTCAGCTCCCTAACACAATACACGCACCACTGGCAACAGCTGTCATCAGTTCCACTCCTGCTGTTCTAACCACTGACAGCACTACCGGAGAGACCGTTGTG ACGACAGATTTACTGACCCAAGCGATGACAGAGCTGTCTCAGACCCTCACAACAGACTATCGAACTCCACAGGGAGATTACCAGCGAATCCAGTACATCCCTGTGTCTCAGTCCACAAGTGGCTTGCAGCAGCCTCAGCATATTCAGCTGCAGGTTGTTCAAGTGGCTCAG GCTACCTCACCTCACCAGTCCCAGCACTCCACAGTGGACGTCGGGCAGCTTCATGATCCCCAGACATATACCCAGCATGCTATCCAGGTGCAGCACATCCAGGTCACAGAGCCATCCCCAGCAACTCAGTCATCATCGCAG GTTGGGAGTCAGCCATTGAGTCCCTCCTCGCAGCCATCTCAGCAGGAACTCAGCCCCTCACAGATGCAGACAACTACATCTACACAAAACCCAgccctccagcagcagcaaggtTCTTCAGTCCAGCACACGTATCTTCCCAGCACGTGGAACTCATTTCGGAGCTATT CATCCGAGATTCAGATGATGGCCATTCCCCAAGGCCAGTACGTGATTGCAGAGACAGCTGTAGGTACGCCTGTTACGACTGTTAACACGGGGCAAGTGAAAGCGGTTACCCAG ACTCACTATGTGATATCTGAAGGTCAGCCTGATCTGGATGTCAAACAAAACTCTTCGCTCTCCAGTGAGGTACAGGTCGGTGTTTCCCAGCCATCAGCCCACACTGATACCTTGGAATCTCAAACGAGTAATCAGCAGCAGACCACCCAGTACATAATCACTACAACCACCAATGGGAACGGGGGCAGTGAAGTGCACATCACTAAACCAAGAACTTTCTCAGCAGAGCATGAATGA
- the PRDM10 gene encoding PR domain zinc finger protein 10 isoform X5, with protein MEHHSREEMDSKEESPQVHFVPEGGAVAQIVYSDDQDRPSQQVVYTADGTSYTSVDTSEHTLVYIHPVEATQTLFTDPSQVAYVQQDTTTQQASLPVHNQGLPPMEAVDGSDPLAPLQNQMGRMETKEEDEEDEDEDEDGEDTDLDEWDPDPPRPFDPNDLWCEECNNAHPSVCPKHGPLHPIPNRPVLTRARASLPLVLYIDRFLGGVFSKRRIPKRTQFGPVEGPLVRQTELKDCYIHLKVSLDKGDRKDRDLQEDLWFELSSEALCNWMMFVRPAQNHLEQNLVAYQYGHHIYYTTIKNVEPKQELKVWYAASYAEFVNQKIHDISEEERKVLREQEKNWPCYECNRRFMSSEQLQQHLNSHDEKLDFFSRARGRGRGRGKRRFGPGRRPGRPPKFMRMEVTSENGEKCEEGTQDLLHFSSKGQFDEAGQTTLNGLEQQEQTPVPSETQSALDQQSESHPLQIQPQHDESTVPTQSTMTADDMRRAKRIRNAALQHLFIRKSFRPFKCLQCGKAFREKDKLDQHLRFHGREGNCPLTCDICNKGFINSSALESHMKFHMDQKTYSCIFCPESFDRLDLLKDHVAIHVNDGYFTCPTCKKRFPDFIQVKKHVRSFHSEKIYQCTECDKAFCRPDKLRLHMLRHSDRKDFLCSTCGKQFKRKDKLREHMQRMHNPEREAKKADRISRSKTFKPRIASTDYESFMFKCRLCMMGFRRRGMLVNHLSKRHPDMKIEEVPELTLPIIKPNRDYFCQYCDKVYKSASKRKAHILKNHPGAELPPSIRKLRPAGPGEPDPMLSTHTQLTGTIATPPVCCPHCSKQYSSKTKMVQHIRKKHPEFAQLPNTIHAPLATAVISSTPAVLTTDSTTGETVVTTDLLTQAMTELSQTLTTDYRTPQGDYQRIQYIPVSQSTSGLQQPQHIQLQVVQVAQATSPHQSQHSTVDVGQLHDPQTYTQHAIQVQHIQVTEPSPATQSSSQVGSQPLSPSSQPSQQELSPSQMQTTTSTQNPALQQQQGSSVQHTYLPSTWNSFRSYSSEIQMMAIPQGQYVIAETAVGTPVTTVNTGQVKAVTQTHYVISEGQPDLDVKQNSSLSSEVQVGVSQPSAHTDTLESQTSNQQQTTQYIITTTTNGNGGSEVHITKPRTFSAEHE; from the exons GCATCGCTACCGGTGCATAACCAGGGGTTACCTCCTATGGAGGCAGTGGATGGTTCTGACCCTTTAGCACCTTTGCAGAATCAAATGGGAAGGATGGAAAcaaaagaggaagatgaggaagatgaggatgaggatgaagatGGGGAGGACACTGACCTGGATGAATGGGATCCAGATCCACCTCGACCTTTTGATCCCAATGATCTCT GGTGCGAAGAGTGTAATAACGCACATCCCTCTGTGTGTCCAAAACACGGACCTCTGCATCCAATCCCAAACCGGCCTGTGCTGACCAGGGCAAGAGCCAGCCTCCCCCTGGTGCTGTATATAGACAGATTTCTGGGAGGTGTGTTCTCCAAAAGGCGTATCCCTAAACGCACGCAGTTTGGACCTGTGGAAGGACCCCTGGTTAGACAAACTGAACTCAAAGACTGCTACATCCATTTGAAG GTGTCTCTTGATAAGGGTGACAGAAAAGACAGAGATTTGCAAGAGGACCTATGGTTTGAACTCTCTAGTGAGGCTCTCTGTAACTGGATGATGTTTGTGCGTCCAGCTCAGAACCATTTGGAGCAGAACCTGGTAGCATATCAGTATGGCCACCATATTTATTATACAACAATTAAAAACGTGGAGCCCAAGCAGGAACTCAAG GTGTGGTATGCTGCCTCTTACGCAGAGTTTGTGAACCAGAAGATCCATGACATAtctgaagaggaaaggaagg TTCTCAGAGAGCAAGAAAAGAACTGGCCGTGTTACGAGTGCAATCGTCGTTTCATGAGCTCAGAGCAACTCCAACAGCATCTCAACTCCCACGATGAGAAGCTGGACTTCTTCAGCAG AGCCAGAGGCAGAGGTCGTGGGCGAGGAAAGAGGAGGTTTGGACCAGGCAGACGCCCGGGGCGCCCGCCCAAATTCATGCGTATGGAAGTAACCAGTGAAAACGGAGAAAAGTGTGAAGAAGGGACACAG GACTTGCTGCATTTTTCCAGCAAGGGGCAGTTTGATGAGGCCGGACAAACTACGCTGAATGGCCTGGAGCAGCAGGAACAGACTCCAGTGCCATCAGAGACGCAGTCGGCCCTGGATCAGCAGTCAGAAAGCCACCCACTGCAAATCCAGCCGCAGCATGATGAGAGCACGGTGCCTACGCAGAGCACCATGACAGCAGATGACATGAGGCGAGCAAAGCGTATCAGG AATGCGGCTCTTCAGCATCTGTTCATACGGAAATCCTTTCGGCCGTTCAAATGCCTGCAGTGTGGGAAGGCCTTCCGGGAAAAGGACAAGCTGGATCAGCACTTGCGGTTTCATGGACGGGAAGGGAACTGCCCTTTGACCTGTGATATCTGCAACAAGGGCTTCATCAACAGCAGTGCTCTTGAGAGCCACATGAAGTTCCACATGGACCAGAAAACATACTCTTGCATTTTCTGTCCTGAGTCCTTTGACCGCTTGGATCTGCTCAAAGATCACGTGGCCATCCATGTCAACGATGGCTATTTCACCTGCCCTACCTGTAAAAAGCGCTTTCCAGATTTTATCCAG GTAAAGAAACATGTACGCAGTTTCCATTCAGAAAAGATTTATCAGTGTACGGAATGTGACAAGGCTTTCTGCCGTCCCGACAAGCTGCGACTCCATATGTTGCGACACTCGGACCGCAAAGACTTCCTGTGCTCCACATGTGGCAAGCAGTTCAAG AGGAAAGACAAGCTACGAGAGCACATGCAGAGAATGCACAACCCAGAAAGAGAGGCCAAGAAAGCTGATCGAATCAGCCGCTCAAAAACCTTCAAGCCTCGAATAGCTTCCACCGACTATGAGAGCTTCATGTTCAAGTGTCGACTGTGCATGATGGGCTTCCGCCGGAGGGGGATGTTG gTGAATCATTTATCAAAGAGACATCCAGACATGAAAATAGAAGAGGTGCCAGAACTCACATTGCCTATCATCAAGCCCAACAGAGATTACTTCTGTCAGTACTGTGATAAG GTGTACAAAAGTGCCAGCAAGCGCAAAGCACATATCCTGAAGAACCATCCGGGTGCTGAGTTACCTCCAAGCATCCGGAAGCTGCGCCCTgcaggcccaggagagccagaTCCGATGCTTAGCACCCACACCCAGCTGACGGGCACCATAGCCACTCCTCCGGTCTGCTGTCCTCACTGTTCCAAACAGTACAGCAGCAAG ACAAAGATGGTACAACACATTCGCAAGAAGCACCCGGAGTTTGCTCAGCTCCCTAACACAATACACGCACCACTGGCAACAGCTGTCATCAGTTCCACTCCTGCTGTTCTAACCACTGACAGCACTACCGGAGAGACCGTTGTG ACGACAGATTTACTGACCCAAGCGATGACAGAGCTGTCTCAGACCCTCACAACAGACTATCGAACTCCACAGGGAGATTACCAGCGAATCCAGTACATCCCTGTGTCTCAGTCCACAAGTGGCTTGCAGCAGCCTCAGCATATTCAGCTGCAGGTTGTTCAAGTGGCTCAG GCTACCTCACCTCACCAGTCCCAGCACTCCACAGTGGACGTCGGGCAGCTTCATGATCCCCAGACATATACCCAGCATGCTATCCAGGTGCAGCACATCCAGGTCACAGAGCCATCCCCAGCAACTCAGTCATCATCGCAG GTTGGGAGTCAGCCATTGAGTCCCTCCTCGCAGCCATCTCAGCAGGAACTCAGCCCCTCACAGATGCAGACAACTACATCTACACAAAACCCAgccctccagcagcagcaaggtTCTTCAGTCCAGCACACGTATCTTCCCAGCACGTGGAACTCATTTCGGAGCTATT CATCCGAGATTCAGATGATGGCCATTCCCCAAGGCCAGTACGTGATTGCAGAGACAGCTGTAGGTACGCCTGTTACGACTGTTAACACGGGGCAAGTGAAAGCGGTTACCCAG ACTCACTATGTGATATCTGAAGGTCAGCCTGATCTGGATGTCAAACAAAACTCTTCGCTCTCCAGTGAGGTACAGGTCGGTGTTTCCCAGCCATCAGCCCACACTGATACCTTGGAATCTCAAACGAGTAATCAGCAGCAGACCACCCAGTACATAATCACTACAACCACCAATGGGAACGGGGGCAGTGAAGTGCACATCACTAAACCAAGAACTTTCTCAGCAGAGCATGAATGA
- the PRDM10 gene encoding PR domain zinc finger protein 10 isoform X1, producing MEHHSREEMDSKEESPQVWADSAEQEQNTAQVHFVPEGGAVAQIVYSDDQDRPSQQVVYTADGTSYTSVDTSEHTLVYIHPVEATQTLFTDPSQVAYVQQDTTTQQVTVLLPAAAQSMNPTNLSVLGNVAESPQQVALEQGPQADRASLPVHNQGLPPMEAVDGSDPLAPLQNQMGRMETKEEDEEDEDEDEDGEDTDLDEWDPDPPRPFDPNDLWCEECNNAHPSVCPKHGPLHPIPNRPVLTRARASLPLVLYIDRFLGGVFSKRRIPKRTQFGPVEGPLVRQTELKDCYIHLKVSLDKGDRKDRDLQEDLWFELSSEALCNWMMFVRPAQNHLEQNLVAYQYGHHIYYTTIKNVEPKQELKVWYAASYAEFVNQKIHDISEEERKVLREQEKNWPCYECNRRFMSSEQLQQHLNSHDEKLDFFSRARGRGRGRGKRRFGPGRRPGRPPKFMRMEVTSENGEKCEEGTQDLLHFSSKGQFDEAGQTTLNGLEQQEQTPVPSETQSALDQQSESHPLQIQPQHDESTVPTQSTMTADDMRRAKRIRNAALQHLFIRKSFRPFKCLQCGKAFREKDKLDQHLRFHGREGNCPLTCDICNKGFINSSALESHMKFHMDQKTYSCIFCPESFDRLDLLKDHVAIHVNDGYFTCPTCKKRFPDFIQVKKHVRSFHSEKIYQCTECDKAFCRPDKLRLHMLRHSDRKDFLCSTCGKQFKRKDKLREHMQRMHNPEREAKKADRISRSKTFKPRIASTDYESFMFKCRLCMMGFRRRGMLVNHLSKRHPDMKIEEVPELTLPIIKPNRDYFCQYCDKVYKSASKRKAHILKNHPGAELPPSIRKLRPAGPGEPDPMLSTHTQLTGTIATPPVCCPHCSKQYSSKTKMVQHIRKKHPEFAQLPNTIHAPLATAVISSTPAVLTTDSTTGETVVTTDLLTQAMTELSQTLTTDYRTPQGDYQRIQYIPVSQSTSGLQQPQHIQLQVVQVAQATSPHQSQHSTVDVGQLHDPQTYTQHAIQVQHIQVTEPSPATQSSSQVGSQPLSPSSQPSQQELSPSQMQTTTSTQNPALQQQQGSSVQHTYLPSTWNSFRSYSSEIQMMAIPQGQYVIAETAVGTPVTTVNTGQVKAVTQTHYVISEGQPDLDVKQNSSLSSEVQVGVSQPSAHTDTLESQTSNQQQTTQYIITTTTNGNGGSEVHITKPRTFSAEHE from the exons GTAACTGTGCTCttgcctgctgctgctcagagcatGAATCCCACCAACCTGTCCGTGCTCGGCAACGTTGCCGAATCCCCCCAGCAAGTGGCTCTGGAGCAGGGTCCACAAGCAGATAGA GCATCGCTACCGGTGCATAACCAGGGGTTACCTCCTATGGAGGCAGTGGATGGTTCTGACCCTTTAGCACCTTTGCAGAATCAAATGGGAAGGATGGAAAcaaaagaggaagatgaggaagatgaggatgaggatgaagatGGGGAGGACACTGACCTGGATGAATGGGATCCAGATCCACCTCGACCTTTTGATCCCAATGATCTCT GGTGCGAAGAGTGTAATAACGCACATCCCTCTGTGTGTCCAAAACACGGACCTCTGCATCCAATCCCAAACCGGCCTGTGCTGACCAGGGCAAGAGCCAGCCTCCCCCTGGTGCTGTATATAGACAGATTTCTGGGAGGTGTGTTCTCCAAAAGGCGTATCCCTAAACGCACGCAGTTTGGACCTGTGGAAGGACCCCTGGTTAGACAAACTGAACTCAAAGACTGCTACATCCATTTGAAG GTGTCTCTTGATAAGGGTGACAGAAAAGACAGAGATTTGCAAGAGGACCTATGGTTTGAACTCTCTAGTGAGGCTCTCTGTAACTGGATGATGTTTGTGCGTCCAGCTCAGAACCATTTGGAGCAGAACCTGGTAGCATATCAGTATGGCCACCATATTTATTATACAACAATTAAAAACGTGGAGCCCAAGCAGGAACTCAAG GTGTGGTATGCTGCCTCTTACGCAGAGTTTGTGAACCAGAAGATCCATGACATAtctgaagaggaaaggaagg TTCTCAGAGAGCAAGAAAAGAACTGGCCGTGTTACGAGTGCAATCGTCGTTTCATGAGCTCAGAGCAACTCCAACAGCATCTCAACTCCCACGATGAGAAGCTGGACTTCTTCAGCAG AGCCAGAGGCAGAGGTCGTGGGCGAGGAAAGAGGAGGTTTGGACCAGGCAGACGCCCGGGGCGCCCGCCCAAATTCATGCGTATGGAAGTAACCAGTGAAAACGGAGAAAAGTGTGAAGAAGGGACACAG GACTTGCTGCATTTTTCCAGCAAGGGGCAGTTTGATGAGGCCGGACAAACTACGCTGAATGGCCTGGAGCAGCAGGAACAGACTCCAGTGCCATCAGAGACGCAGTCGGCCCTGGATCAGCAGTCAGAAAGCCACCCACTGCAAATCCAGCCGCAGCATGATGAGAGCACGGTGCCTACGCAGAGCACCATGACAGCAGATGACATGAGGCGAGCAAAGCGTATCAGG AATGCGGCTCTTCAGCATCTGTTCATACGGAAATCCTTTCGGCCGTTCAAATGCCTGCAGTGTGGGAAGGCCTTCCGGGAAAAGGACAAGCTGGATCAGCACTTGCGGTTTCATGGACGGGAAGGGAACTGCCCTTTGACCTGTGATATCTGCAACAAGGGCTTCATCAACAGCAGTGCTCTTGAGAGCCACATGAAGTTCCACATGGACCAGAAAACATACTCTTGCATTTTCTGTCCTGAGTCCTTTGACCGCTTGGATCTGCTCAAAGATCACGTGGCCATCCATGTCAACGATGGCTATTTCACCTGCCCTACCTGTAAAAAGCGCTTTCCAGATTTTATCCAG GTAAAGAAACATGTACGCAGTTTCCATTCAGAAAAGATTTATCAGTGTACGGAATGTGACAAGGCTTTCTGCCGTCCCGACAAGCTGCGACTCCATATGTTGCGACACTCGGACCGCAAAGACTTCCTGTGCTCCACATGTGGCAAGCAGTTCAAG AGGAAAGACAAGCTACGAGAGCACATGCAGAGAATGCACAACCCAGAAAGAGAGGCCAAGAAAGCTGATCGAATCAGCCGCTCAAAAACCTTCAAGCCTCGAATAGCTTCCACCGACTATGAGAGCTTCATGTTCAAGTGTCGACTGTGCATGATGGGCTTCCGCCGGAGGGGGATGTTG gTGAATCATTTATCAAAGAGACATCCAGACATGAAAATAGAAGAGGTGCCAGAACTCACATTGCCTATCATCAAGCCCAACAGAGATTACTTCTGTCAGTACTGTGATAAG GTGTACAAAAGTGCCAGCAAGCGCAAAGCACATATCCTGAAGAACCATCCGGGTGCTGAGTTACCTCCAAGCATCCGGAAGCTGCGCCCTgcaggcccaggagagccagaTCCGATGCTTAGCACCCACACCCAGCTGACGGGCACCATAGCCACTCCTCCGGTCTGCTGTCCTCACTGTTCCAAACAGTACAGCAGCAAG ACAAAGATGGTACAACACATTCGCAAGAAGCACCCGGAGTTTGCTCAGCTCCCTAACACAATACACGCACCACTGGCAACAGCTGTCATCAGTTCCACTCCTGCTGTTCTAACCACTGACAGCACTACCGGAGAGACCGTTGTG ACGACAGATTTACTGACCCAAGCGATGACAGAGCTGTCTCAGACCCTCACAACAGACTATCGAACTCCACAGGGAGATTACCAGCGAATCCAGTACATCCCTGTGTCTCAGTCCACAAGTGGCTTGCAGCAGCCTCAGCATATTCAGCTGCAGGTTGTTCAAGTGGCTCAG GCTACCTCACCTCACCAGTCCCAGCACTCCACAGTGGACGTCGGGCAGCTTCATGATCCCCAGACATATACCCAGCATGCTATCCAGGTGCAGCACATCCAGGTCACAGAGCCATCCCCAGCAACTCAGTCATCATCGCAG GTTGGGAGTCAGCCATTGAGTCCCTCCTCGCAGCCATCTCAGCAGGAACTCAGCCCCTCACAGATGCAGACAACTACATCTACACAAAACCCAgccctccagcagcagcaaggtTCTTCAGTCCAGCACACGTATCTTCCCAGCACGTGGAACTCATTTCGGAGCTATT CATCCGAGATTCAGATGATGGCCATTCCCCAAGGCCAGTACGTGATTGCAGAGACAGCTGTAGGTACGCCTGTTACGACTGTTAACACGGGGCAAGTGAAAGCGGTTACCCAG ACTCACTATGTGATATCTGAAGGTCAGCCTGATCTGGATGTCAAACAAAACTCTTCGCTCTCCAGTGAGGTACAGGTCGGTGTTTCCCAGCCATCAGCCCACACTGATACCTTGGAATCTCAAACGAGTAATCAGCAGCAGACCACCCAGTACATAATCACTACAACCACCAATGGGAACGGGGGCAGTGAAGTGCACATCACTAAACCAAGAACTTTCTCAGCAGAGCATGAATGA